CTGCCGCCACTTCTCCCGGGCGTACATCCGGCACCTGTTCAAGGCGGATGAGGTGCTGGCCCTGCGGCTGGCGGTGCTGCACAACCTGTACTTCTACAATGAGCTGGCCGCCCGCATCCGCCGGGCCCTGGACGAAGGGACGTTCGCGGATTTTCGGGCCCGTTACAGCGGAAATTTGGAAAAACGCGCATGACCCCCTTGCAAAAGCTGGTATATCTGCTATAATATTGTCATTCTGACTTTGGAACGAAAAGGAGTTTTGTTGTTATGGAAGGCGCTTCCTCCTCTATCATCATGCTGGTTGTTCTCATTGCGGTGTTCTACTTCATGCTGATCCGCCCGGAGAACAAGCGGAAGAAAAAGGCCCAGGAGATGCGGGACAGCCTGAAGAAGGGTGACACCATCACCACCATCGGCGGCATCGTGGGCAAGATCGTCATGGTCAAGCCGGACACCATCGTCATCGAGACCAGCGACGACCGGGTTCGTATGGAGCTGACCAAGTGGGCCGTCTCCACCACCGGCGTCCAGTCCTCCGGCGAGGAGAAGTCCTCCAAGGAGGAGAAGAAAGAGGACGAGGTCAAGAAGACCGAGGAGATCCCCGAGGCTCCCGCCGAGGAGACCGATGCATCCTCTGAAGAGGAAAAGAAGGACTAACCCATCATAAAACCACCCTCCCTTGTCATAAGCTCGGATAGAGCGATGACAGGGGAGGAATTTTTATGGGTAACGGGCGGAAACAGACAGCCCTGTGGCTGGTGTTCGTAGAGGGCGCGGCGCTGTCTCTGGGGATCTATCTGCTGCTGACGGTGCTGCTGTCCGCGCTGGTGGTGAAGGCGGTGCTGCCGGAGGAGGGGAGCTTTCCCGCTGTGGCGGCGTCGTGCTGTCTGGCGTCCTTCGCCGGGGCCATGCTCAGTGTCCGCCGCTCCTCCTGGGGCAGCCTGGCCAGCGCCATGGTGAGCGCCGCAGGCTTTCTGCTGGCGGTGGTGGCTGTGGCGCTGCTGTGCTGGCAGCAGATCACCTGGCTGGGCCGCGGGGGCGTGCTGCTGCTGTGCGGCGCAGGCGGGGGACTTCTGGCGGGCCTGTTGGGTGGCCGGCGGAGGAAGCGGAAGCGCCGTCCGGTCCGCAGGGGCCGCAAGGCCTGAAAAGCCGCTTGTGAATTTCACCAAAAATACAGATCTGAGCCCTGCCGCGGAGACTGCGGCCACAGGCGGGAGGTCTCCCGCGGCAGGGGAGACGGCGGCGGCAAATGTGGGGCGCCGCCGCTTTTATGTCTACAAGATATTGTCGTTTTTCGGGGCGGGGGAGGTGATCTCTCACGCCGATTTTACAAAGTTAACATAATATTGTTTACATAATATTTTGCCATAACTCACAAAAAACGGAAAATTCCCGTAAATTCCTTGCAAAATCCGGCGAATTCAACTATATTAGAACAAGCAAGGTCTTACGTCAACCGCTACATAAATCCGCCTGCCCCCGCATAGGATGCGGTGAGGTGAGGCGGATTGAACACGAGAACATTGACGAAGCGGCCCACGGTCCAGCTGCCCACGCTGCCCCGCCTGCTTCTGCTGGCGCTGTTCTTCCTGGCCGGCGTCCTTTTGGGACAGGTCCTGTCGGGCCGGGTGCCGGACACCACGGGGGACGAGCTGCGGCGGTATCTGGAGGACTACGTCCGCCTGGGGGGCGAGGGAGCGCCCACTGTCCAGACGGCTCTGTCGGCCCTGGTGATCTATTTCCGCTATCCGCTGTTTGCATTTCTGCTGGGGTTCGCCTCCATCGGGGTGGTGCTGCTGCCCTGTGTGACGGCGGCTTACGGCTTTTTTCTGTCCTTTTCCGTGTGCTGCTTCACGGCGGCCTTCGGCGTGGACGGCGTGCTGCTGGCCCTGGCGGTGTTCGGCCTGCGGTGCATGGTGACCCTGCCCTGCTATTTCCTGCTGGCGGCGGCCTCCTGGGGGACGTCCGCGGGACTGGCGGCCGTGTCCTTTGGGAGAGGACGGCGGACTGCCCCTGTGGTCTACGGCCGGGCCTGCTGGGTCCGGTTCGGCGCCTGCTGTCTGGCGCTGCTGGCGGGTGTGTGTGCGGAGCTGTTTTTGTCCCCGGTGCTGCTGCGGCTGATGCTGGAGCGCATCCTGGGGTAGAGAGAAAGAGAGAGGGAGGAGAGCACCCTTGGCAAGAGACGACATTGCGGACTTTGGGACTTATCTGGCGGAGGAGCGTCACGCCTCCCAGAACACCATCTGCTCCTATCTGCGGGACGTGACCCAGTTCTCCGCGTATTTGCGGGAGCACCAGAGCTGCACGCTGCGGCAGGCCGGCGGAGAGATGATTCAGGACTACATGAGCTGGATGCGGGGGCGGGGGAAGTCCGCCGCCTCGGTGACCCGGTTCCTGGCCTCCGTCAAGTCGTTTTACAACTTTCTGCTCTCCGCCGGCGCCGTAAAGGCCAACCCCGCCAAGAGCATCAGCGCGGACCGGGCAGAGCGGAAGTATCCGGAGATCCTCACCAGCAAAGAGGTGGAGCTGTTTCTGGAGCAGCCCCGGTGCGTGGACGCCAAGGGATACCGGGACCATGCCATGCTGGAGCTGCTGTACGCCACCGGCATCCGGGTCAGCGAGCTGATCTCCCTGGACCTGAAGGACCTGAATCTCTCCGCGGGCTTCATCCGGTGTGCCAGCCGGGGCAAGGAGCGGATCATCCCCCTGTACCACACGGCCGTGAAGGCGCTGCAGGACTATGTGCGGGATATCCGGCCCCAGCTGATCGCCGACGGCGGCGAGCAGGCCCTGTTCGTGAACATGAACGGCGAGCGCATGAGCCGCCAGGGGTTCTGGAAGATCATCAAGTACTATCAGGAGAAGGCGGGGATCGAAAAGGACATCACCCCCCACACCCTGCGCCACTCCTTTGCCGTCCACCTGCTGGAAAACGGCGCGGACCTGCGGTCCATCCAGGAGATGCTGGGCCATGCGGACATCTCCTCCACCCAGATCTACACCCATGTGGTGAAGCGCCAGCTGAAGGATGTGTATCAGAAAGCCCATCCCCGGGCGTAATTCCAAGGGGAGCACCGGCGCCTCCCGCCGACGCTCCGGCGGGCAGAGCCCGCCTCTGCCGATCCCCTCGCCTTTGCACGGCAAAGACGGCCCCCGGCCGACTGCGGCCAGGGGCAGAGGCGTCCCGTCCAGGCACATGCCCTGGCCGGGACTTTTTTCTGCGCAAACGCACGGCAGACCACGGAAATGCACAGCGGCGTTCTGCCTGCCTGTGAAAAAATTTTCCGCCGCCGCAAACAAAACCGGCTGCCTGGGACTCAAATAGGTGAAGAGAAGAGAAAGGAGGACCGCCATGGATCACGACGAATTCGCCCGCCGGGCGGAGGCTCTCCGGGCCCGGCTGTACCGGACGGCGTACCTGTACCTGGGCAGCGAGGCCGACGCCCTGGAGGCGGTGGACGAGGGCGTATACCAGGCCCTGCGGGCTTTGCGGCAGCTGCGTCAGCCGGACTTTTTTGAGACCTGGCTCACCCGGATCGTGCTGAACGCGTGCCACCGGGAGCTGCGGCGCCGGCGGCGCCTGGCCGGGGAGGAGGCTCTGCCGGAGAGCGCCGGTCCGGATGCCTATGACGCCCTGCCCCTGAAGGAGGCCGTCCGCCGCCTGCCGGAGGAATTGCGGGCGGTGGTGATCCTGCGGTACTTCGCAGGATACACCCAGGCGGAGACCGCCCGGGCATTGAACATTCCCCAGGGCACCGCGGCCACCCGCCAGCGGCGGGCATTGCAGCTGCTGCGCCTGGAACTGGGAGAGGAGGGAGACGCATGACCCGAAACGAGGAATATCAGGCCCTGCTCCAGGAGCTGGAGACCACACCGGCGGCCCTGGACGGCGCTGTGGAGCGGGCGCTGCGCCGCCGGAAACGGGACCGCCGCCTGCGGCTCTTCGGCGTCCCGGCGGGGAGCCTGGCGGCCTGCTTCGCCGCCTTTGTGCTGCTGGTGAACCTGTTCCCGCCCTTCGCGCGGGCCTGCGGCTCAGTGCCGGTGCTGCGGGAGCTGGCCCAGGCGGTGGCCTGGTCGCCCAGCCTCTCCGCCGCGGTGGAGAACGACTACGTCCAGCCCATCGGCCAGTCCCAGACGGTGAACGGCGTCACCGCCACGGTGGAGTATGTGATCGTGGACCGCAAACAGCTGAACATCTTCTACACCCTGGACTATGCCCCGGACCTGGGGCCCATGTGGGCGGACTGCCGGATCACCCCCGGCGACGGCAGCGCGGGAGACGCCGGCGGCCGGACGGAGAAGCCGGGGGAGCTGGTGGAGATCAAGCGGGACTTTGTGGACCGGGACGTGCCCGGAATCCTGGATCTGACCCTGTCGGTCTACCCGGCAGAGCAGGACGGGGGCGGGCCGCCTGCGGAGAACACCGGCGACGGCTACTTTGACCAGCCGGTCGATGACCAGCCGGCGTATCTGGCGGAGATGACGTTCCACCTGGAATTCGACCCCTATTTCACCGCCCAGGGGACGCTACTGGAGCTGAACCGGACCTTTGCCCTGGACGGCCAGACCTTCACGCTGCAAGAGGCGGAAATCTACCCCACCCATCTGCGGCTGACCCTGACGGCGGACCCGGACAACACCGCCTGGCTGGCGGGCCTGGACCTGTACCTGGAGAACGAGCACGGCGAGCGGTTTGAAAAGAGCCTGGGCGGCATCACCGCATCCGGGGACCCGGAGGGGGAGGGCATGGGCACCTTCTGGCTGGACAGCCCCTTCTTCAGCCAGGGGGAGCACCTGACCCTCCACATCACCGGCGTCCGGTGGAAGGACAAGGACGCGCCGCCGGTGAAGCTGAATCTGGCGGAGGGCACCGCCGAAAACCTGCCGGAGGGCACCTGGTTCCAGGGCGCAGAGCGCCTGCCGGAGGGATGGATCGTGTACCTGGTGTCCCCGCTGATGGAGAACCGGACCATGGGGAGCGTGTTCTCCAGAGGGGCCTGGGACGAGGACGGGAACTATTATGAGATCTGGCAGTTCGGCTCCTCCTACGGCTACTGGGACGAGACGGCGCAGGAGCGCGTAGGGGAGGACCGGTGGTATACCGAGGACTTCCCCCTGGCGGGACTGGCGGGCGACACGGCCTATCTGGACCCCTGCTACAACCGGATGGCCGCCGTTGATGCGGCGGTTCCCATCCAATAGGCGAGGGGGAGTCAAATCCCCCGCCTTCCATGCGAACGAGAGAGCGCCCGCCGCAAGGCGGGTGCTTTTTTGCCCGCCGAACGGCGGCCGGGGTGATCCTGCCGGGGAGAAGCCCGCGCGTTTTCCCTGTTGCGCTTCCCTGGAAAATTTGTTATACTGTTACAGTATGTATACTGGAGGGAAAGCGCCATGCGGATCCTGGGCATCGACCCCGGCTACGCCACCATCGGCTTCGGCCTCATCACGGCGGAGCGGGCACAAGTGAACATGCTTACCTACGGCGCCATCACCACCCCGGCGGGGCTGCCGCTCTCCCGGCGGCTGTACCAGATCGGCACCGATATGGAGGACCTGATCGGCCAGCTGAAGCCGGATGTCATCTCCATCGAGGAGCTGTTCTTCAACACGAACCTGACCACCGGCATCGCCGTGGCCCACGCCCGCGGCGTGCTGCTGTACACGGCGGAAAAG
This DNA window, taken from Dysosmobacter welbionis, encodes the following:
- a CDS encoding sigma-70 family RNA polymerase sigma factor codes for the protein MDHDEFARRAEALRARLYRTAYLYLGSEADALEAVDEGVYQALRALRQLRQPDFFETWLTRIVLNACHRELRRRRRLAGEEALPESAGPDAYDALPLKEAVRRLPEELRAVVILRYFAGYTQAETARALNIPQGTAATRQRRALQLLRLELGEEGDA
- a CDS encoding DUF4179 domain-containing protein, with the translated sequence MTRNEEYQALLQELETTPAALDGAVERALRRRKRDRRLRLFGVPAGSLAACFAAFVLLVNLFPPFARACGSVPVLRELAQAVAWSPSLSAAVENDYVQPIGQSQTVNGVTATVEYVIVDRKQLNIFYTLDYAPDLGPMWADCRITPGDGSAGDAGGRTEKPGELVEIKRDFVDRDVPGILDLTLSVYPAEQDGGGPPAENTGDGYFDQPVDDQPAYLAEMTFHLEFDPYFTAQGTLLELNRTFALDGQTFTLQEAEIYPTHLRLTLTADPDNTAWLAGLDLYLENEHGERFEKSLGGITASGDPEGEGMGTFWLDSPFFSQGEHLTLHITGVRWKDKDAPPVKLNLAEGTAENLPEGTWFQGAERLPEGWIVYLVSPLMENRTMGSVFSRGAWDEDGNYYEIWQFGSSYGYWDETAQERVGEDRWYTEDFPLAGLAGDTAYLDPCYNRMAAVDAAVPIQ
- the yajC gene encoding preprotein translocase subunit YajC, with the translated sequence MEGASSSIIMLVVLIAVFYFMLIRPENKRKKKAQEMRDSLKKGDTITTIGGIVGKIVMVKPDTIVIETSDDRVRMELTKWAVSTTGVQSSGEEKSSKEEKKEDEVKKTEEIPEAPAEETDASSEEEKKD
- the ruvC gene encoding crossover junction endodeoxyribonuclease RuvC; the protein is MRILGIDPGYATIGFGLITAERAQVNMLTYGAITTPAGLPLSRRLYQIGTDMEDLIGQLKPDVISIEELFFNTNLTTGIAVAHARGVLLYTAEKCGIPLHEYTPSQVKMAVVGYGKAEKRQVMDMTRRLLHLKAVPRPDDAADALALALCHARSATSRLPLQDSRVKETI
- a CDS encoding DUF3792 family protein; the encoded protein is MGNGRKQTALWLVFVEGAALSLGIYLLLTVLLSALVVKAVLPEEGSFPAVAASCCLASFAGAMLSVRRSSWGSLASAMVSAAGFLLAVVAVALLCWQQITWLGRGGVLLLCGAGGGLLAGLLGGRRRKRKRRPVRRGRKA
- the xerD gene encoding site-specific tyrosine recombinase XerD, with product MARDDIADFGTYLAEERHASQNTICSYLRDVTQFSAYLREHQSCTLRQAGGEMIQDYMSWMRGRGKSAASVTRFLASVKSFYNFLLSAGAVKANPAKSISADRAERKYPEILTSKEVELFLEQPRCVDAKGYRDHAMLELLYATGIRVSELISLDLKDLNLSAGFIRCASRGKERIIPLYHTAVKALQDYVRDIRPQLIADGGEQALFVNMNGERMSRQGFWKIIKYYQEKAGIEKDITPHTLRHSFAVHLLENGADLRSIQEMLGHADISSTQIYTHVVKRQLKDVYQKAHPRA